A section of the Methanocaldococcus sp. FS406-22 genome encodes:
- a CDS encoding DUF2111 domain-containing protein, whose protein sequence is MITISENSEAKELIPIAQAVHILVNKLPVAMRSKNKPGVRLEKGEVVDTNYEGYVLKVAIEKGEVVRATPIIGPYAGLPVIVTPIKEGDKVLGAIGVVDITAGVFEDIVAISRRPELYKFLPEDAFPK, encoded by the coding sequence ATGATAACCATATCTGAAAATTCTGAAGCAAAGGAATTAATACCTATTGCCCAGGCAGTCCATATATTAGTTAATAAACTCCCTGTGGCTATGAGGAGCAAAAATAAACCAGGAGTTAGATTAGAAAAAGGGGAGGTTGTAGATACAAACTATGAGGGTTACGTGTTAAAAGTAGCTATTGAAAAAGGCGAAGTTGTTAGAGCAACACCCATTATAGGCCCTTACGCAGGACTTCCAGTTATAGTAACTCCAATAAAGGAGGGGGATAAAGTTTTAGGAGCTATCGGTGTAGTTGATATTACAGCAGGGGTGTTTGAAGATATTGTGGCCATTTCAAGAAGACCCGAGTTATACAAATTTTTACCAGAGGATGCATTTCCAAAATAA
- the mptD gene encoding dihydroneopterin aldolase produces the protein MRVEETEVFKKYFKNLTDRERAVFEGGITLGALFHQFVGTPVSKYNKESLERAIEEAMKNQPCVYDIKVKIKDVGEKYVSLDGKMLDVDLKIKINKTVAHLKLEYIPEIDYPLMYVKKFEE, from the coding sequence ATGAGGGTAGAAGAAACAGAAGTTTTTAAAAAGTATTTTAAAAATTTAACTGATAGAGAAAGGGCAGTATTTGAGGGAGGGATTACATTAGGAGCTCTATTTCATCAATTTGTTGGTACTCCAGTAAGCAAATACAACAAAGAATCCTTAGAAAGGGCTATAGAAGAGGCTATGAAAAATCAGCCATGTGTTTATGATATAAAGGTAAAAATTAAAGATGTTGGAGAAAAATATGTTTCTTTAGATGGAAAGATGTTAGATGTCGATTTAAAAATTAAGATAAATAAAACAGTTGCCCATTTAAAACTTGAATACATCCCAGAGATTGACTATCCTCTCATGTACGTCAAAAAGTTTGAGGAATAA
- the nadA gene encoding quinolinate synthase: MDIIERINKLKEEKNAIILAHNYQPKEIQKIADFLGDSLELCIKAKETDADIIVFCGVDFMGESAKILNPDKKVLMPEIEGTQCPMAHQLPPEIIKKYKELYPEAPLVVYVNTTAETKALADITCTSANADKVVNSLDADTVLFGPDNNLAYYVQKRTDKEVIAIPEGGGCYVHKKFTIDDLKRVKSKYPKAKVLIHPECYPELQDNADYIASTSGILRIVLESDDDEFIIGTEVGMINRLEIELEKLGKEKKLIPLREDAICNEMKRITLEKIEKCLLEETYEIKLSSEVIEKARKAIERMLKIK, translated from the coding sequence ATGGATATAATAGAAAGAATAAACAAATTAAAAGAAGAGAAAAACGCAATAATATTGGCTCACAACTACCAACCAAAGGAAATTCAAAAGATAGCTGATTTTTTGGGAGATTCTTTGGAATTGTGCATTAAAGCTAAAGAAACAGATGCAGATATAATAGTATTTTGTGGAGTAGATTTTATGGGTGAATCAGCAAAAATTTTAAACCCAGATAAAAAGGTTTTGATGCCAGAGATTGAAGGGACTCAATGCCCAATGGCTCATCAACTACCTCCAGAGATTATAAAAAAATATAAGGAGCTATATCCAGAGGCTCCATTGGTTGTTTATGTAAATACAACGGCAGAGACAAAAGCTTTAGCTGATATAACTTGCACATCTGCAAATGCAGATAAAGTTGTTAATTCTTTAGATGCAGATACTGTTTTATTTGGTCCAGATAATAATTTAGCTTATTATGTGCAGAAAAGAACTGATAAAGAGGTTATAGCTATTCCTGAAGGAGGGGGCTGTTATGTGCATAAAAAATTCACCATAGATGATTTAAAAAGAGTTAAAAGTAAATATCCTAAAGCAAAAGTTTTGATTCATCCAGAATGCTATCCAGAACTGCAAGATAATGCCGATTACATTGCAAGCACAAGTGGTATATTGAGGATAGTGTTGGAGTCAGATGATGATGAGTTTATAATCGGCACTGAAGTTGGAATGATAAATAGATTGGAGATAGAACTTGAAAAATTGGGCAAAGAAAAAAAGCTTATTCCATTGAGAGAGGATGCCATTTGTAATGAAATGAAAAGAATAACCTTAGAAAAGATAGAAAAATGTTTATTAGAAGAGACGTATGAAATTAAATTAAGTAGTGAAGTTATTGAAAAAGCTCGAAAAGCCATTGAAAGAATGTTAAAAATTAAGTAA
- the hisF gene encoding imidazole glycerol phosphate synthase subunit HisF: MLTKRIIPCLDIKDGRVVKGTKFLNLRDAGDPVELAQYYDNEGADELVFLDITASAEKRDIIIDVVERTAEKVFIPLTVGGGIKSIEDFRRILRAGADKVSINTAAVKNPDLIKEASEIFGSQCVVVAIDAKRHYVNEDEIDKINKNVVKVEDGYCWFEVYIYGGRKETGIDAIEWAKKVEELGAGEILLTSIDKDGTKSGYDLILTKEISKITKLPVIASGGCGKPEHVYEAFVYGKADAALMAGILHYREYTIEEIKRYCADRGIPMRLL; the protein is encoded by the coding sequence ATGCTAACAAAAAGAATTATTCCATGCTTAGATATTAAAGATGGAAGGGTTGTTAAAGGAACTAAGTTTTTGAATTTGAGAGATGCTGGAGACCCCGTTGAGTTAGCCCAGTACTATGATAATGAAGGAGCTGATGAACTTGTATTTTTGGATATAACTGCTTCAGCTGAAAAGAGAGATATAATTATTGATGTTGTAGAAAGAACAGCTGAAAAGGTATTTATTCCATTAACTGTTGGTGGTGGAATTAAATCAATTGAAGATTTTAGAAGAATATTAAGGGCTGGGGCTGATAAGGTTTCAATAAATACTGCAGCAGTAAAAAATCCAGATTTAATTAAAGAAGCAAGTGAAATATTTGGTTCCCAGTGTGTTGTTGTTGCTATTGATGCTAAGAGACATTATGTTAATGAGGATGAAATAGATAAGATAAATAAAAATGTTGTTAAGGTAGAGGATGGTTATTGCTGGTTTGAGGTTTATATATACGGAGGGAGAAAAGAGACAGGTATAGATGCTATAGAATGGGCTAAAAAAGTTGAAGAATTGGGTGCTGGAGAGATTTTATTAACAAGTATAGATAAAGATGGAACAAAAAGTGGCTATGATTTGATATTAACAAAAGAGATTTCTAAAATTACAAAGCTCCCAGTTATCGCAAGTGGAGGTTGTGGAAAACCAGAGCATGTTTATGAAGCTTTTGTTTATGGAAAAGCAGATGCTGCATTAATGGCTGGAATACTGCATTATAGAGAATATACTATAGAGGAAATAAAGAGATATTGTGCTGATAGGGGAATACCTATGAGATTGTTATAA
- a CDS encoding carbohydrate kinase family protein, producing the protein MEKITCIGHTALDYIFNVEKFPEPNTSIQIPSARKYYGGAAANTAVGIKKLGVDSELLSCVGYDFKNSGYERYLKNLGINISKIYYSEEEETPKAWIFTDKDNNQITFFLWGAAKHYKELNPPNFNTEIVHIATGDPEFNLKCAKKAYGNNLVSFDPGQDLPQYSKDMLLEIIEHTNFLFMNKHEFERASKVLNFEIDDYLDRVDALIVTKGSKGSTIYTKDKKIEIPCIKAEKVVDPTGAGDSYRAGFLSAYIKGYDLEKCGLIGASTASYVVEAKGCQTNLPTWDMVIERLEKHGYKL; encoded by the coding sequence ATGGAAAAGATTACATGTATAGGACATACTGCCCTTGATTATATTTTTAATGTAGAAAAATTTCCAGAACCGAATACTTCAATTCAAATCCCTTCAGCGAGAAAGTATTATGGTGGAGCAGCGGCAAATACAGCAGTAGGAATAAAAAAACTCGGTGTTGATTCAGAGCTTTTATCATGTGTTGGATATGATTTTAAAAACAGTGGGTATGAGAGGTATTTAAAAAATTTAGGTATAAATATTTCTAAAATTTACTATTCTGAAGAAGAAGAAACACCAAAAGCGTGGATATTTACGGATAAAGACAACAACCAAATTACTTTTTTCTTATGGGGGGCGGCTAAGCACTATAAAGAGCTAAATCCTCCAAATTTCAATACAGAGATTGTCCATATAGCTACTGGAGACCCAGAGTTTAACTTAAAATGTGCAAAAAAAGCTTATGGAAACAATTTGGTATCTTTCGACCCTGGACAGGACTTGCCTCAATACTCAAAAGACATGTTGTTGGAGATAATTGAGCACACAAACTTCTTATTTATGAATAAGCACGAATTCGAAAGGGCTTCTAAGGTACTGAATTTTGAGATTGATGACTATCTGGATAGAGTTGATGCCCTTATAGTAACAAAAGGTTCTAAGGGTAGCACAATATACACTAAAGATAAAAAAATAGAGATTCCATGTATTAAGGCAGAGAAAGTTGTAGATCCAACAGGTGCTGGAGATAGTTACAGAGCTGGATTTTTATCTGCCTATATTAAGGGTTATGATTTAGAGAAATGTGGTTTAATTGGAGCTTCAACAGCGTCTTATGTAGTTGAGGCAAAGGGATGCCAGACAAATTTACCAACATGGGATATGGTTATTGAGAGATTGGAGAAACACGGGTATAAATTATAA
- a CDS encoding methanogenesis marker 5 protein — translation MKKVFIYPPNSLILTDLVERFGHKPLNLNIVIGKLVRNPEIDSPPMNITDEEPKKGLKYAAVEVPSGVRGRMALIGPLIEEAEAAIIMDDAPIAFGCIGCQRTNELTLYLVRRRNIPILRVKYPTNEEEAEILVNKIANFLKSLEKNQEKLKK, via the coding sequence ATGAAAAAAGTGTTTATATATCCTCCAAACAGTTTGATATTAACAGATTTAGTTGAAAGATTTGGACATAAGCCGTTGAACTTAAATATAGTTATAGGAAAGTTGGTTAGAAATCCTGAGATAGATAGCCCTCCTATGAATATAACCGATGAAGAGCCAAAAAAAGGTTTAAAGTATGCTGCTGTAGAAGTTCCTTCTGGTGTTAGAGGAAGAATGGCTTTAATCGGCCCTTTAATTGAAGAGGCAGAAGCAGCGATAATAATGGATGATGCTCCAATAGCATTTGGATGTATCGGATGCCAAAGAACTAATGAACTAACACTTTATTTAGTTAGAAGAAGAAATATTCCAATTTTGAGGGTAAAATATCCTACAAATGAAGAAGAGGCAGAGATTTTAGTTAATAAGATAGCTAACTTCTTAAAAAGTTTAGAGAAAAAT
- a CDS encoding MinD/ParA family protein, whose product MRIGFYNIQGGTGKTTIAANFAYLLSQSVKTILVDCDIYGGTTAVLFGLEDKKHNLNTYLAGDSAIEDIIYHYDDLAIIHTDVSSKVFGYKSDLNRFETLIKELDEEYDVIVYDFPPNITEDNPLIGYVGEFELVNKVVVVGEDSIPSIVNSLKTIELITDLSIGLTGIIVNKYRGLTDISEIIDDVVGVLPYDQNVERQWVESTPIAKIKTKFTKELTKLTNEVASIYLEKDLASLRALKLAKAISELTEEEKVERDFEDYL is encoded by the coding sequence ATGAGGATAGGTTTTTACAATATTCAAGGGGGAACTGGAAAAACTACTATTGCTGCAAATTTTGCATACCTACTCAGTCAATCAGTAAAAACAATATTGGTTGATTGTGATATATATGGAGGGACAACTGCCGTTTTATTTGGTCTTGAAGATAAGAAGCATAACCTAAATACTTATCTTGCAGGAGATTCTGCAATTGAAGATATAATATACCATTATGACGATTTGGCTATTATCCATACTGATGTTTCTTCTAAGGTTTTTGGATATAAATCTGACTTAAATAGATTCGAAACTTTAATCAAAGAATTGGATGAAGAGTATGATGTTATAGTCTATGATTTTCCACCCAACATTACTGAAGATAACCCACTGATAGGTTATGTTGGTGAATTTGAACTCGTTAATAAGGTAGTTGTAGTCGGAGAGGATAGTATCCCATCAATTGTAAATTCTCTAAAAACTATAGAACTTATAACGGACTTAAGTATAGGACTTACAGGGATAATTGTAAATAAATATAGGGGACTTACTGATATTAGTGAGATAATAGATGACGTTGTCGGGGTTCTACCCTACGACCAAAATGTAGAAAGGCAGTGGGTAGAGAGCACACCAATAGCAAAAATTAAAACAAAATTTACAAAGGAACTTACCAAATTAACTAATGAAGTAGCAAGTATATATTTAGAGAAGGATTTAGCATCATTAAGAGCTTTAAAATTAGCAAAAGCTATTTCAGAATTAACTGAAGAAGAAAAAGTTGAAAGAGACTTTGAGGACTATTTATAA